From one Ursus arctos isolate Adak ecotype North America unplaced genomic scaffold, UrsArc2.0 scaffold_26, whole genome shotgun sequence genomic stretch:
- the LPAR5 gene encoding lysophosphatidic acid receptor 5 — protein sequence MVNNSASNSSFPPPCPDYRGTHRLHMAAYSLVLAAGLPLNALALWVFLRALRVHSVVSVYMCNLAASDLLFTLSLPVRISYYALHYWPFSDLLCQTAGAIFQTNMYGSCIFLTLINVDRYAAIVHPLRLRHLRRPRVARLLCLGVWALIVVFAVPTVMVHRPSPCSYAGGQVRLCFESFGDRLWQGRLLPLVLLAEALGFLLPLAAMLYSSGRVFWTLARPNATQSQRRRKTVRLLLANLVIFLLCFVPYNATLAVYGLLRGNLVAASGEACDRVRQVLMVMVLLAGANCVLDPLVYYFSAEGFRNTLRGLGTPHRGRTLAANGGQGALAQQSTETTLITSTAPASQGLLRPSNLGTPLTQRPEDSAL from the coding sequence ATGGTGAACAACTCTGCCAGCAACTCCAGCTTTCCTCCCCCGTGCCCTGACTACCGGGGCACCCACCGCCTGCACATGGCGGCCTACAGCCTGGTGCTGGCCGCGGGGCTCCCCCTCAACGCGCTGGCCCTCTGGGTCTTCCTGCGCGCGCTGCGCGTGCACTCCGTGGTGAGCGTGTACATGTGCAACCTGGCGGCCAGCGACCTGCTCTTCACCCTCTCGCTGCCCGTGCGCATCTCCTACTACGCCCTGCACTACTGGCCCTTCTCCGACCTCCTGTGCCAGACGGCGGGCGCCATCTTCCAGACCAACATGTACGGCAGCTGCATCTTCCTGACCCTCATCAACGTGGACCGCTACGCGGCCATCGTGCACCCGCTGCGGCTGCGCCACCTGCGGCGGCCCCGCGTGGCGCGGCTGCTGTGCCTGGGCGTGTGGGCGCTCATCGTGGTGTTCGCCGTGCCCACCGTCATGGTGCACCGGCCCTCGCCCTGCAGCTACGCCGGCGGCCAGGTGCGCCTGTGCTTCGAGAGCTTCGGCGACAGGCTGTGGCAGGGCAGGCTGCTGCCGCTCGTGCTGCTGGCCGAGGCGCTGGGCTTCCTGCTGCCCCTGGCGGCCATGCTCTATTCGTCGGGCCGGGTCTTCTGGACCCTGGCGCGGCCCAACGCCACGCAGAGCCAGCGGCGGCGGAAGACCGTGCGCCTCCTGCTGGCCAACCTCGTCATCTTCCTGCTGTGCTTCGTGCCGTACAACGCCACGCTGGCGGTCTACGGGCTGCTGCGGGGCAACCTGGTGGCGGCCAGCGGCGAGGCCTGCGACAGGGTGCGCCAGGTGCTCATGGTGATGGTGCTGTTGGCCGGCGCCAACTGCGTTCTGGACCCGTTGGTGTACTACTTCAGCGCCGAGGGTTTCCGCAACACCCTGCGCGGCCTGGGCACCCCGCACCGCGGCAGGACCTTGGCCGCCAACGGGGGTCAGGGGGCGCTTGCCCAGCAGTCCACCGAGACCACCCTCATCACCAGTACGGCTCCTGCCAGCCAGGGGCTGCTCAGGCCTTCCAACCTCGGGACACCCTTGACCCAACGCCCGGAGGACTCGGCCCTCTGA
- the ACRBP gene encoding acrosin-binding protein, protein MRKLAAGFLLSLLEVLLLLLTPAPAQDSISASTPGSPLSPTEYERFFALLTPTWKAETTCRLRATHGCRNPTLVQLDQYENHGLVPDGAVCSDLPYASWFESFCQFTQYRCSNHVYYAKRVRCSQPVSILSPNTLKEIDASSDVPPTTMTSPLSSHVTATERQAFQPWPERLNNNVEELLQSSLSLGGQEQGQERKQEQGQERKQEQGQEHKQEEGQEQEEQEEELEEEGKQEEGQGAEEGLESMAGLQTDPELKFQSEFVSSNPFSFTPRVREVESTPMMMENIQELIRSAQEMDEMNDLYDEEPVWKKPTRDSLLQMPHVEALLVLCYSIVENTCTITPTARAWQYIEEEILGFGKPVCDSLGRRHTATCALCDFCSLKLEQCHSEAVLQRQLCDSSHKTPFISPLLIAQSMSIGTQVGTPTSGRFYGLDMYGGLRMDFWCARLATKGCEDIRVSGWLQTEFLSFQDGDFPTKICDTDYVQYPNYCAFKSQQCLMRSRDRKVSRMRCLQNETYSVLSQAKSEDLVLRWSQEFSTLTLGQAG, encoded by the exons ATGAGGAAGCTAGCCGCCGGCTTCCTTCTCTCACTCCTCGAGG TGCTGCTCCTGCTTTTGACACCCGCCCCAGCCCAGGATTCAATTTCGGCCTCCACTCCAGGcagccctctctctcccaccgAATATGAACGCTTCTTCGCACTGCTGACCCCAACCTGGAAAGCAGAGACTACCTGCCGTCTCCGTGCAACGCACGGCTGCCGGAACCCCACCCTCGTCCAGCTGGACCAATACGAAAATCACGGCTTGGTGCCCGACG GCGCTGTCTGTTCCGACCTCCCTTATGCCTCCTGGTTTGAGTCCTTCTGCCAATTTACTCAGTATCGCTGCTCCAACCACGTCTACTACGCCAAG AGGGTCCGGTGCTCCCAGCCAGTCTCAATCCTCTCACCTAACACTCTCAAGGAGATTGACGCTTCCTCTGATGTCCCTCCCACCACGATGACCTCCCCCCTCTCATCTCACGTCACAG CCACAGAACGACAGGCCTTCCAGCCCTGGCCCGAGAGGCTGAACAACAACGTGGAGGAGCTGCTACAATCCTCCCTGTCCCTGGGGGGGCAGGAGCAAGGGCAGGAGCGCAAGCAGGAGCAAGGGCAGGAGCGCAAGCAGGAGCAAGGGCAGGAACATaaacaggaggaagggcaggagcaagaagagcaggaggaagagctggaggaggagggaaagcaagaggaaggacagggggcagaggagggactgGAGTCCATGGCTGGGCTGCAGACAGACCCAGAGCTCAAGTTCCAGTCTGAGTTTGTGTCTTCCAACCCTTTCTCCTTCACTCCCCGGGTACGAGAAGTGGAGTCCACTCCTATGATGATGGAGAACATCCAGGAGCTCATTCGATCAGCCCAGGAAATGGATGAAATGAATGATCTGTATGACGAAGAACCCGTCTGGAAAAAGCCAACCCGTGACAG CCTCCTGCAGATGCCCCACGTAGAGGCCTTGCTGGTGCTGTGCTACTCGATTGTGGAGAACACCTGCACCATAACCCCCACAGCCAGGGCCTGGCAGTACATAGAGGAGGAGATCCTTGGTTTCGGGAAGCCG GTCTGTGACAGCCTTGGGCGGCGACACACAGCCACCTGTGCCCTCTGTGACTTCTGCTCCCTGAAGCTGGAACAGTGCCACTCGGAGGCGGTCCTGCAGCGACAGCTGTGTGACAGCTCGCACAAAACACCCTTCATCAGCCCCTTGCTCATAGCCCAGAGCATGTCCATCGGTACCCAG GTAGGGACCCCAACATCAGGCCGCTTCTACGGGCTGGATATGTATGGCGGGCTCCGCATGGACTTCTGGTGTGCCCGGCTGGCTACCAAGGGCTGTGAAGATATTCGAGTGTCCGGCTGGCTCCAGACGGAATTCCTTAGCTTCCAGGATGGGGATTTCCCCACCAAG ATTTGTGACACAGATTATGTACAGTATCCAAACTACTGTGCCTTCAAAAGCCAACAGTGCCTGATGAGAAGCCGGGACCGGAAG GTGTCCCGTATGAGATGTCTGCAGAACGAGACTTACAGTGTCTTGAGCCAGGCCAAAAGTGAGGACCTTGTGCTTCGATGGAGCCAGGAATTTAGCACCTTGACTCTAGGACAAGCCGGATGA